The sequence CTGGAGAGCTAGAGCAAAGCCTTTAAGCGCAATGGTATCTTGAGACAAGGATATCTCATCCCTTTTTTTGATACTGGTCATCAGCATATCGAATGCAATACGACCCCATGGAAAAGACAAAAACTCTTCTATGTCTCCAAGTAGCTCAGCGTACTCCTTTAGCATTTTCATCTTAAGATTTGTTGACAGCAACACAGATGAAACTATTGCAAGGCATGCCAATTTCATCCGGATATCTGGATCTGTAACCGTTTTTTTTCGTAGCATCTTCACAGCCTGAGATACTCGCATTTCTTCCATACTCCCAAATAGTTCGGGCCAATAAGGTTTCTCGTtgatattcttcttcttcatcttctgcttTTTGGGGATTTCACCGCAAGGAAGCCCAGTGACTATGGCAAACTCCCTCAATGAAAACCTAATAGGATTTCCGGCAAACCGAAACCAAGCTTCGTGTTTTTTTTCGACCTTCAACTGTCGAGATAGTAGATATCTAGCAAATCTACCAGAAAATGCAGGTTTTTCGGCTATCTCGATGAGTTTACCAAACGACGACTCTCTCAGGTACTGGATCTCAGCTTCGTTGAGAGCATTAAGTATGGTGTTTATTGCTCGAGAAGACTGGTAAGTAAGCACTCTGACGCCGACTGGTTCCTCGCCATCCGCAAAAACCATCTGAGGTAACTCAACTTCGGGTTCTTCCACGAGATCTTCATGGTAATCGACTATTCTCGAAGAAACCATTTTGATTTTAGAGAAAACAGATTTTTTAGAAACGTCTATGAGCGATTTGTAGAGAAAACAGAGGTTGGTGGCAAATAAATAAGACCTGagatttagtttcaaaaatcaCATATGTTGTAGAACGAAAGTCTGAACGAAAAAATCTAGGGGTCTTTGCACTTTTAACACTTATAGATATTTCAACACCTTATGTTCTTTGCATAATTATCTTTTCCTTTATGCAACCGCCTCAACCTGTTGTGACGTCAGTAATTTGACAGGCGCATGTGCTCCACTCTTTTATCAAATGAGGGATAGTTCTGGGATTACCGAAATTGCTACAGCCCTTTTACCACCTAGCTAATATCGAATATTGAGGTATCTGGAAACCTTTAAAGCTTTACTGGTAGTGTGTACTTAAAATCTTAAGGTTTAATGAAATTAGTTTCTGTAGAGAGATGAAAACAAATTTGACGGTACAATAAGAAGTGTTTGGTAAGTGAGCGATAAAAAATAACAGTGCAGAAAATGTCGACGGTATTTTAGTTGATGCGAaacttaatgattttttttaaatgatatttttcagTAGTTGTATACagagaattttaaataatttca comes from Raphanus sativus cultivar WK10039 unplaced genomic scaffold, ASM80110v3 Scaffold0075, whole genome shotgun sequence and encodes:
- the LOC130500996 gene encoding uncharacterized protein LOC130500996 → MVSSRIVDYHEDLVEEPEVELPQMVFADGEEPVGVRVLTYQSSRAINTILNALNEAEIQYLRESSFGKLIEIAEKPAFSGRFARYLLSRQLKVEKKHEAWFRFAGNPIRFSLREFAIVTGLPCGEIPKKQKMKKKNINEKPYWPELFGSMEEMRVSQAVKMLRKKTVTDPDIRMKLACLAIVSSVLLSTNLKMKMLKEYAELLGDIEEFLSFPWGRIAFDMLMTSIKKRDEISLSQDTIALKGFALALQLVIVEAVPALTEVVQDACSSSESESDDDEIESPVSKARRKTLNPAHAREVDRKSEVNIIFN